The following are from one region of the Acidobacteriota bacterium genome:
- a CDS encoding efflux RND transporter periplasmic adaptor subunit, translating into MDFIGNKRTLIAVSLLSLFMLAACSSKNKEANAKPDSKEEDRAAPIQVTTAPVVERVTNREVEVVGSLAAEDEVTVSSQASGNLDDITVDLGTAVRRGQVIARIDQRELKLKVDQAEGTLHQAEARLGIKRGEKIDPKKQPDVRLAFAALERARYDLNASRSLAESGDISRQQLDVYQKTLDQAEARYQAALENVRNLEAIIEEKRAALDLAKKQLSDTNIISPINGVVKEKSASRGEYLQPGKPIVTIVQIDPLRLRADIPEYAAASVRIGQTMTLTVEAFPGRTFAARVVRIGPSLSEQTRALTVEGQVANPSNLLRPGMFAKSKLMTAKDVSAVMVPRGAVQVIAGLNKVFVIANGRASERIVKTGAADGDLIEIVEGVKSGESVATSNLDKLQEGSLVNGGK; encoded by the coding sequence ATGGACTTTATTGGCAATAAGAGAACGCTCATTGCTGTGTCGCTTTTGTCGTTGTTCATGCTGGCGGCGTGCTCGAGTAAGAATAAAGAAGCCAACGCCAAACCGGATAGCAAGGAGGAGGATCGCGCGGCGCCGATCCAGGTAACGACGGCCCCGGTTGTCGAACGCGTCACTAATAGAGAAGTCGAGGTCGTAGGCTCGCTGGCCGCCGAAGATGAAGTGACCGTGTCCAGCCAGGCATCCGGCAACCTGGACGACATAACCGTAGATCTGGGCACCGCGGTCCGTCGCGGCCAGGTGATCGCACGGATAGACCAGCGTGAGCTCAAGCTGAAGGTCGATCAGGCCGAGGGCACTCTGCATCAAGCCGAAGCCAGGCTCGGCATCAAACGGGGAGAGAAGATCGATCCGAAAAAGCAACCCGACGTGCGGTTGGCGTTCGCCGCGCTCGAACGCGCGCGATACGACCTCAACGCTTCCCGCAGTCTGGCCGAGAGCGGCGACATATCCAGGCAGCAGCTCGACGTTTACCAGAAAACGCTCGATCAAGCAGAAGCTCGCTATCAGGCGGCGCTGGAAAACGTCCGCAATCTCGAAGCCATCATCGAAGAAAAACGCGCTGCGCTCGATCTGGCAAAGAAACAACTCTCCGACACCAACATCATCTCGCCGATCAACGGCGTGGTGAAAGAGAAGTCCGCATCGCGAGGCGAGTACCTTCAGCCCGGCAAACCAATCGTCACCATCGTTCAGATCGATCCGCTGCGGTTGCGCGCGGACATCCCCGAATACGCCGCGGCTTCGGTGCGAATCGGACAGACGATGACCCTGACAGTCGAAGCCTTCCCGGGTCGCACTTTCGCGGCGCGAGTCGTCCGCATCGGACCTTCGCTCAGTGAACAGACTCGCGCGTTGACGGTCGAGGGCCAGGTAGCCAACCCGAGCAATCTGCTGCGACCCGGAATGTTCGCCAAATCGAAATTGATGACCGCGAAAGACGTGTCAGCGGTGATGGTGCCGCGAGGCGCGGTTCAAGTCATTGCCGGCTTGAACAAGGTCTTCGTCATCGCAAATGGCCGCGCATCGGAACGCATAGTCAAGACCGGCGCTGCCGATGGCGACTTGATCGAGATAGTCGAGGGCGTGAAATCCGGCGAGAGCGTTGCGACCAGCAACCTCGACAAGTTGCAAGAGGGCAGCCTCGTAAACGGCGGCAAGTGA
- a CDS encoding TetR/AcrR family transcriptional regulator produces MASAALPQKSQKSQPTRMTAENRRQQIVEVAAELFSQKGFRGTTTKEIADGALVSEAIIFRHFATKDDLYRAILDHKVKQATDRMKQNLDEAASRKDDDAYFGSLAFEMLEFHRKDRTFMRLLLFSALEGHDLSEIFFHSTAREMKNQIRRYIKQRIGDGAFRSIDPALAARAFVGMVLNQAQVRNIFRDDDLRFSNHQMADRFVDIFLSGIRKPGHRGSRPARD; encoded by the coding sequence ATGGCGTCAGCAGCATTGCCGCAGAAGTCGCAGAAGTCGCAGCCGACACGGATGACCGCCGAAAATCGGCGCCAACAAATCGTCGAGGTCGCGGCCGAGCTTTTCTCCCAGAAGGGGTTTCGCGGAACCACCACAAAAGAGATAGCGGACGGCGCTTTGGTCAGCGAAGCTATAATCTTTCGGCATTTCGCCACCAAGGATGACCTCTACCGCGCGATTCTGGATCACAAGGTCAAGCAAGCTACGGATCGGATGAAACAGAATCTGGACGAGGCCGCCAGCCGCAAAGATGACGACGCTTACTTCGGGTCGCTTGCCTTTGAGATGCTGGAGTTCCACCGCAAGGATAGGACCTTTATGAGACTGCTGCTATTCAGCGCCCTCGAAGGTCATGACCTCTCTGAGATCTTTTTCCACTCAACCGCTCGCGAAATGAAAAACCAGATTCGCCGCTACATCAAGCAACGGATCGGTGACGGCGCATTCCGTAGCATCGATCCAGCCCTGGCCGCGCGCGCCTTCGTTGGAATGGTGTTGAATCAGGCTCAAGTACGCAACATCTTTCGCGACGACGATCTGAGATTCTCGAACCATCAAATGGCCGATCGATTCGTCGATATTTTTCTCAGCGGCATTCGTAAACCCGGTCATAGAGGTTCGCGGCCCGCGCGAGATTGA
- a CDS encoding carbon starvation CstA family protein: protein MSALPIMIGVLCVLAIAYRYYSAFLAAKVMVLDDSRETPAHTLYDGQNYYPTNKWVLFGHHFAAISGAGPLVGPVLAAQFGFLPGLLWLVIGVVIGGAVHDFVILASSVRRRGKSLAEIARTEISPLSGLVTGIAIMFIVVIALAGLGLVVVKALGESPWGTFTVGFTIPLALFMGLYMYRFRKGKIVEATTIGVIGLFIAVILGGRIAESSLASSFTFSESTITYMMAGYGFIASVLPVWMLLCPRDYLSSFMKIGTVAFLIIGVIVVAPRLQMPAITPFAAGGGPIIPGKLFPFVFITIACGAISGFHSLISSGTTPKMINKESDARMIGYGSMLMEGLVGVVALVAATSLLPGDYFSINVDRARTNYVQFVETNSTEGFDLHEQKLEELTQETGEKNLRGRTGGAVTLAVGIAQIFNSIPGMRGLMKYWYHFAIMFEALFILTTIDTGTRVARFMLGEFLGRFHKPLERPDWWPGAIITSALIVAGWAYFIRTGSISTIWPMFGIANQLLAAIALCVGTTVIINAGRAKYAWVTITPLCFVATTTLTAGWRSIFDNFLEEAKKPETMFRGYLNATLTGIMMTCMVIVLIDSIMHWRRAMRGGAIKEPAAEAAD from the coding sequence ATGAGTGCACTTCCGATAATGATTGGCGTGCTGTGCGTCTTAGCCATCGCCTATCGCTACTACAGCGCGTTTCTCGCCGCCAAAGTCATGGTTCTTGACGACTCGCGCGAGACACCGGCTCACACCTTATACGACGGCCAGAACTACTACCCCACCAATAAGTGGGTCTTGTTCGGGCACCACTTCGCGGCGATCTCGGGAGCGGGCCCGCTGGTAGGGCCGGTGCTTGCCGCGCAGTTTGGGTTTCTGCCGGGACTTCTTTGGCTGGTGATAGGCGTCGTGATCGGTGGGGCGGTGCATGATTTTGTGATACTGGCTTCGTCCGTGCGCAGACGCGGCAAGTCGCTGGCCGAGATCGCGCGGACTGAGATCAGCCCGCTCTCGGGACTGGTCACCGGCATCGCAATCATGTTCATCGTCGTCATTGCGCTGGCGGGCCTGGGACTGGTCGTCGTTAAAGCGCTCGGCGAAAGCCCGTGGGGGACTTTCACGGTCGGTTTTACCATCCCGCTCGCGCTGTTTATGGGGCTCTACATGTATCGCTTCCGCAAGGGCAAGATTGTAGAAGCGACGACCATCGGGGTGATCGGTCTGTTCATCGCCGTCATCCTGGGAGGCAGGATCGCGGAGTCATCGCTTGCTTCGAGCTTCACGTTTTCCGAGAGCACGATCACCTACATGATGGCCGGGTACGGCTTCATCGCGTCAGTGCTGCCGGTGTGGATGCTGCTTTGCCCGCGCGACTACCTGAGCTCGTTCATGAAGATCGGCACGGTTGCGTTTCTTATCATCGGCGTGATTGTAGTAGCGCCGCGTCTTCAGATGCCCGCGATCACGCCATTCGCAGCGGGCGGCGGACCCATTATTCCCGGCAAGCTCTTCCCATTCGTCTTCATCACGATTGCTTGCGGCGCGATATCGGGATTTCATTCGCTTATCAGCTCGGGCACGACGCCGAAGATGATCAACAAAGAATCGGACGCGCGAATGATCGGCTACGGAAGCATGTTGATGGAAGGGCTCGTAGGGGTCGTTGCGCTTGTTGCCGCGACGTCGCTTCTTCCCGGCGATTATTTCTCAATCAACGTCGACCGAGCGCGAACTAACTACGTGCAGTTCGTTGAGACTAACAGCACCGAGGGCTTTGATCTGCACGAACAAAAGCTCGAAGAGCTTACACAGGAGACCGGCGAGAAGAACTTACGCGGCCGCACCGGCGGCGCAGTCACCCTTGCCGTGGGAATCGCTCAGATCTTCAATTCGATTCCGGGGATGCGCGGGCTGATGAAGTACTGGTATCACTTCGCGATCATGTTCGAAGCGCTGTTCATACTCACGACCATCGATACCGGCACTCGTGTCGCCAGGTTCATGCTTGGTGAGTTTCTTGGGAGGTTTCATAAACCTCTTGAGCGGCCCGACTGGTGGCCGGGCGCGATCATAACGTCGGCTCTTATCGTTGCGGGGTGGGCGTACTTCATCCGCACGGGTTCGATCTCGACGATATGGCCGATGTTCGGAATCGCCAATCAACTTCTCGCCGCAATTGCGCTGTGTGTTGGCACAACGGTCATAATCAATGCCGGCCGGGCCAAATACGCGTGGGTGACGATCACGCCTTTGTGTTTTGTTGCGACGACGACGCTGACTGCCGGGTGGCGCTCGATCTTCGACAACTTCCTCGAAGAGGCGAAGAAACCCGAAACGATGTTCCGTGGTTATCTGAACGCGACGCTCACCGGAATAATGATGACCTGCATGGTGATCGTGCTGATCGATTCGATCATGCACTGGAGGCGGGCGATGCGTGGCGGCGCAATCAAGGAGCCGGCCGCTGAAGCTGCCGACTGA
- a CDS encoding AAA family ATPase: MTEIVIPRNTLIVLCGPAGSGKSTWAKKNFLPTQAVSSDECRALVFDDPANQSVSKHAFDLMYFIIEKRLMLGRLTVADATNLKREHRSALIQIANCFHFNTTAIVFNVPMEVCLARNAARDRKVPQQALIDQYALLEKTLQTIENEGFNEIHPLDEVTQSNFDVRIGRYVSRQLQRPAP; encoded by the coding sequence TTGACTGAAATTGTCATCCCACGCAACACACTCATCGTGCTTTGCGGCCCAGCCGGAAGCGGCAAATCGACGTGGGCCAAAAAGAATTTCTTGCCTACGCAAGCAGTCTCGTCCGACGAATGCCGGGCGCTGGTCTTTGATGATCCCGCCAATCAGAGCGTTTCAAAGCACGCGTTTGACTTGATGTACTTCATCATCGAGAAGCGTTTGATGTTGGGCAGGCTGACGGTTGCCGATGCCACGAACTTGAAGCGAGAACATCGAAGTGCGTTAATTCAAATCGCGAATTGCTTTCACTTCAACACAACCGCGATTGTCTTCAACGTGCCGATGGAGGTTTGTCTTGCCCGCAACGCCGCGAGAGATCGAAAAGTCCCCCAGCAAGCCTTGATCGACCAGTACGCCTTGCTGGAAAAGACTCTGCAAACAATCGAGAACGAGGGATTCAACGAAATTCACCCGCTGGACGAGGTCACCCAATCGAACTTCGATGTAAGGATCGGGCGATACGTCAGTCGGCAGCTTCAGCGGCCGGCTCCTTGA
- a CDS encoding PIN domain-containing protein: MNAVDTNVLIYVHDPRDSVKQEAADALVQSLVDGVLLWQVACEFIAASRKLEPLGFNRDRAYQEIRRLQRLWTTKLPSWPIINKAEKLLSDYSLSYWDAMIIAASLEGGVTC, encoded by the coding sequence ATGAACGCCGTTGATACTAATGTCTTAATCTATGTCCATGATCCCCGTGACTCCGTAAAGCAGGAAGCGGCCGATGCGCTCGTTCAGTCTCTTGTCGACGGTGTCCTGCTCTGGCAAGTGGCATGCGAATTCATCGCAGCTAGCAGGAAGTTGGAGCCCCTCGGGTTTAACCGAGATAGAGCGTATCAAGAGATTCGGAGATTGCAACGATTGTGGACGACGAAGCTTCCATCTTGGCCGATTATCAATAAAGCAGAGAAGCTACTAAGCGACTACAGTCTTTCTTATTGGGACGCGATGATCATTGCCGCTTCCCTGGAGGGCGGCGTGACCTGCTAA
- a CDS encoding antitoxin family protein — MSQRVRAVFHDGVFVPQQPCDLPEGSEVELTVDDPYTIPPEITDPVERAALLKEVVRSMRENPIPTNAPRFTRDELHERR; from the coding sequence ATGAGTCAAAGAGTACGAGCGGTTTTTCACGACGGGGTTTTTGTTCCACAACAGCCCTGTGACTTACCTGAGGGCTCCGAGGTAGAACTGACCGTTGACGACCCCTATACAATTCCGCCAGAAATAACAGACCCCGTTGAACGTGCAGCTTTGCTAAAAGAGGTTGTACGCAGTATGAGAGAGAACCCCATCCCAACCAACGCGCCTCGCTTCACGCGCGACGAACTACATGAACGCCGTTGA
- a CDS encoding MBL fold metallo-hydrolase, whose product MPVTPKDAAAIILLKDPADPKVFWVKRSPKLKFMGGFHAFPGGQLDKEDSGIGVVGGDGDEAVMRACAVREFFEETGVLLARGAERLSPAQISAKREAMQAGTKSFKHILEEDGLEIVGSHFEPAGRWVTPHFAPRRFDTWFFLAWMPEGQEALIETGELETGEWIRPGEALDRWRHSDIIMAPPTLHIIQTLAKHVDRIGELPSALTAIPEAKHGMVRRIEFRPGIFLFPVRTPTLPPATHTNCYIIGGDEVIVIDPGSPYEEEQQELDRFLDALIAEGRRVREIILTHLHADHTAGADHLRARLGVPVAAHRLTADRIRHSVTVDRLIEDDELIEIEGDPGWRLRALHTPGHARGHLSFHEEITGAIITGDLVVGIGTVVIDPPEGNMLQYFDSLRRLLALPKLSVLFPGHGPAIGSGREKIEEYVEHRTMRENKILAAVQAGAALPHEIVEAAYTDVHPSMYGLAERSTVAHLEKLAEEGKIKRRVGGYYVVQ is encoded by the coding sequence ATGCCAGTGACTCCTAAAGATGCCGCCGCAATCATCCTGCTGAAAGATCCCGCGGACCCAAAAGTCTTCTGGGTCAAGCGAAGCCCAAAGCTAAAGTTTATGGGAGGCTTCCACGCGTTCCCAGGCGGGCAGCTAGACAAGGAAGACAGCGGAATTGGTGTTGTTGGGGGCGACGGCGACGAAGCGGTTATGCGCGCATGCGCCGTACGCGAGTTCTTCGAAGAAACCGGCGTGCTGCTGGCGCGTGGCGCGGAGCGGTTGTCGCCGGCACAGATCAGCGCAAAGCGGGAGGCGATGCAGGCAGGCACGAAGAGCTTCAAACATATTCTCGAAGAAGACGGACTTGAAATTGTCGGCTCGCATTTTGAACCCGCCGGCAGGTGGGTGACGCCTCACTTCGCGCCGCGGCGCTTCGATACATGGTTCTTTCTGGCGTGGATGCCTGAAGGCCAAGAAGCATTGATCGAAACAGGCGAGCTCGAGACCGGCGAGTGGATAAGGCCAGGCGAAGCGTTGGACAGATGGCGCCACAGCGACATCATCATGGCCCCGCCAACGCTTCACATCATCCAAACGCTCGCGAAACACGTCGATCGGATTGGTGAGTTACCGTCAGCGCTCACCGCTATTCCTGAAGCGAAGCACGGAATGGTAAGACGCATCGAGTTTCGGCCGGGCATTTTCCTCTTTCCGGTCCGGACGCCGACGCTTCCTCCCGCCACGCACACAAACTGCTACATCATCGGTGGCGACGAGGTCATCGTCATCGATCCGGGCTCGCCTTATGAAGAAGAACAGCAAGAGCTCGACAGGTTTCTCGATGCGCTTATAGCCGAGGGCCGCCGCGTTCGAGAAATAATACTGACGCATCTTCATGCGGATCACACGGCCGGGGCAGACCACCTTCGAGCACGCCTCGGCGTTCCGGTGGCCGCGCACCGACTGACCGCCGATCGAATCAGGCATTCAGTAACAGTCGACAGGCTTATCGAAGACGATGAATTGATCGAGATCGAAGGCGATCCGGGCTGGCGGCTGCGAGCGCTTCACACGCCCGGCCACGCGCGCGGTCATCTGAGTTTCCACGAAGAGATCACCGGGGCGATCATCACCGGCGATCTCGTCGTTGGCATCGGCACCGTTGTCATTGACCCACCCGAGGGAAACATGCTGCAGTACTTTGATTCGCTGCGCCGGCTGCTCGCATTGCCGAAGCTGTCAGTTCTGTTTCCGGGTCACGGCCCGGCAATCGGCTCGGGTCGCGAGAAGATCGAAGAGTATGTCGAGCATCGAACTATGCGTGAGAACAAGATTCTCGCAGCGGTGCAGGCGGGCGCCGCGCTGCCGCACGAAATCGTCGAAGCGGCTTACACCGACGTTCACCCTTCGATGTATGGACTGGCAGAGCGGTCGACGGTTGCGCACCTCGAGAAGTTGGCGGAAGAAGGCAAGATTAAACGACGAGTTGGCGGCTACTATGTAGTGCAATAG
- a CDS encoding DnaJ domain-containing protein: MAIQKFDSSRDYYDVLGVSEDASKEDLDRAYRSEARKRHPDGGGTDEEMKSLNEAHDILSDTETRNAYDAERRPQRAAYPSSMAFDPEAASRAGTLKIPVADPDLAGLLMGVAACFGLGIPLLLLVEMQWVFFLWPLRIMSLGALVMGVLLAHSALSVKRRKMIKARPVYPRGLVVLQELVFWIVAIGVVGTLVVLLYLP, encoded by the coding sequence ATGGCGATCCAGAAGTTCGATTCAAGCAGAGACTACTACGACGTTCTCGGTGTGAGCGAAGACGCGAGCAAGGAGGACCTCGATCGCGCTTATCGCAGCGAGGCTCGCAAGCGTCATCCAGACGGCGGCGGCACCGATGAAGAGATGAAGTCTCTCAACGAAGCGCACGATATCCTGAGCGATACGGAAACTCGCAACGCTTATGACGCAGAGCGAAGGCCCCAGCGCGCCGCTTATCCGTCGTCGATGGCATTCGATCCGGAGGCGGCGTCAAGGGCGGGAACGTTGAAGATTCCGGTTGCCGATCCGGATTTGGCTGGATTGTTGATGGGTGTGGCGGCGTGTTTCGGACTCGGGATACCGCTCCTGCTGCTGGTGGAGATGCAATGGGTATTCTTTCTTTGGCCGCTGCGAATCATGTCGCTCGGCGCGCTGGTGATGGGAGTGTTGCTGGCGCATTCGGCCCTTTCGGTGAAGCGCCGCAAGATGATTAAGGCGCGGCCCGTTTATCCGCGCGGCTTAGTGGTGTTACAGGAGTTGGTGTTCTGGATTGTCGCGATCGGCGTTGTCGGAACACTGGTCGTGCTTCTGTATCTTCCGTAG
- a CDS encoding outer membrane lipoprotein carrier protein LolA, which translates to MIRSRLLFSLVTLAVVASIPARGAGMNGKLDEVLANMERAARSIKTIEADLRQEKRDMQIGGKEVYTGKIYFQHSGKNQDKLRINYSIPDGQVVAVVGDNITLYQPRINQVILTTRKAQASQNQEFSFIATPYKSVPELKSQFNIVYAGDEGSTAKLELTPKGASSAKKVTLWVDQSLWLPIKYQIVETNNNVTTFSLSNLKQSAGASGDTFKVSWPSGTKVVRR; encoded by the coding sequence ATGATACGAAGTAGGTTGTTATTTTCCTTAGTCACGCTCGCCGTCGTAGCGTCTATCCCGGCGCGCGGTGCGGGCATGAACGGAAAGCTCGATGAAGTGCTCGCAAACATGGAACGGGCTGCCCGATCCATCAAAACCATTGAAGCCGACTTGCGGCAAGAGAAACGCGACATGCAGATCGGCGGTAAGGAGGTCTACACCGGCAAGATCTACTTCCAACACTCCGGTAAGAATCAGGACAAGCTCCGTATCAACTACTCAATACCTGACGGTCAGGTTGTTGCGGTAGTCGGCGACAACATCACTCTATATCAGCCGCGCATCAACCAGGTCATCTTGACAACGCGGAAGGCGCAGGCTTCACAGAATCAGGAGTTCTCGTTCATAGCAACGCCATACAAGTCCGTGCCGGAGCTCAAGAGCCAGTTCAACATCGTGTATGCAGGCGACGAAGGCTCGACCGCGAAGCTCGAGTTGACGCCGAAGGGCGCGTCTTCTGCGAAGAAAGTAACCCTGTGGGTCGATCAATCATTGTGGCTTCCAATCAAATATCAGATCGTCGAGACGAACAACAACGTCACCACGTTTAGCTTGAGCAACCTGAAGCAGAGCGCCGGAGCTTCAGGCGACACGTTCAAAGTATCCTGGCCTTCCGGAACTAAAGTCGTCCGCAGGTAG
- a CDS encoding ABC transporter ATP-binding protein, whose amino-acid sequence MNPVLETIDLEMVYHVGKVDVHALRGATLKVEPGEYVAIMGPSGCGKSTFLHIVGGMLKPTSGRVIIQGEDLTAMTDAQRTDLRRRRIGFVFQRFNLFPTLTAEGNLKLAERIYSGKNNQDPERRREVLRLLGLQDKLHHKPLELSGGEQQRVAIARAVINRPAIILADEPTGNLDTENSDIVLNMMRQLNKEFGQTIIMITHNGEAAARADRVIEMRDGHVVRSSVPAEAVRGRP is encoded by the coding sequence ATGAACCCAGTCCTCGAAACAATCGATCTCGAGATGGTCTACCACGTCGGCAAGGTAGACGTGCATGCATTGCGTGGGGCGACCCTGAAGGTAGAGCCCGGCGAATACGTCGCGATCATGGGGCCCTCGGGCTGCGGCAAGTCCACCTTCCTGCATATCGTCGGAGGAATGCTCAAACCTACGTCCGGCCGGGTGATCATACAGGGTGAGGACCTAACGGCTATGACCGACGCCCAGCGCACCGATCTGCGCCGCCGCAGAATCGGATTCGTATTCCAACGCTTCAACCTGTTCCCCACCTTAACCGCCGAGGGTAACCTCAAGCTGGCTGAGCGAATCTATTCGGGAAAGAACAATCAGGATCCCGAGCGACGACGCGAGGTTCTCAGACTGCTCGGTCTTCAGGACAAGCTCCACCATAAGCCGCTCGAGCTTTCGGGTGGCGAGCAACAACGGGTGGCAATCGCTCGCGCGGTGATCAATCGCCCGGCTATAATTCTCGCGGACGAGCCGACCGGCAACCTGGACACAGAGAACTCTGATATCGTCTTGAACATGATGCGCCAGCTCAACAAGGAATTCGGCCAGACAATCATAATGATCACTCACAACGGGGAAGCAGCCGCGCGAGCTGATCGCGTTATTGAAATGCGAGACGGACACGTCGTTCGTTCGAGCGTGCCTGCCGAAGCAGTTCGGGGACGACCGTGA
- a CDS encoding ABC transporter permease encodes MDSLIAANISQRPLRTAISIIGVALGVLLVTLFVGLARGMMRDAARRQSGVDAEVRFLPGGNIALAGNPLMLPERYSDTILHGFQPTADDPDIEPKPPIAGVAATSPVGEYVQGSVAGIGFEMVDGLDYASFITTTQLTLSKGRGLGDGRTPGTEYEAIVDHYYADSGKDIDGRPVGIGSKVKVLGHDFTVVGIYEPSVLARVKIPLHTMQQLLGGAQNCTFVMVKCERPELADKVIEELRRYYPGNRVIATSEIPALYSQGLAPVEIFLDVVIGLGLVISVLVILLAMYTTIIERTREIGILKSLGASKRFIVFTIEKEAALISAMGVALGFAAAVIGKLVLEANTRLMIDLDPKWLVIAALIGVLGGIIGAIYPAMRAANLDPVEAISYD; translated from the coding sequence ATGGACAGCCTCATCGCAGCAAACATAAGCCAGCGTCCCCTGCGCACGGCAATCAGCATTATCGGAGTTGCGCTTGGAGTCCTGTTGGTCACTCTGTTTGTAGGGCTCGCCCGAGGCATGATGCGCGATGCCGCGCGACGCCAATCCGGTGTTGATGCCGAGGTCCGCTTTTTACCGGGCGGCAACATCGCGCTCGCCGGCAACCCGCTGATGCTGCCGGAGCGGTACTCCGATACGATTCTTCACGGGTTTCAACCTACGGCAGACGATCCGGACATCGAACCCAAGCCGCCGATTGCAGGCGTCGCGGCAACCTCGCCCGTAGGCGAGTACGTCCAGGGAAGCGTTGCGGGAATCGGATTCGAGATGGTGGACGGCTTGGACTACGCCAGCTTCATCACGACCACGCAACTGACTCTTTCCAAGGGCCGAGGACTAGGGGACGGACGCACGCCCGGCACCGAGTATGAAGCCATCGTCGATCACTACTATGCTGACAGCGGTAAAGACATCGACGGAAGACCGGTGGGAATCGGCAGCAAGGTAAAAGTGCTCGGTCACGACTTCACGGTCGTCGGCATCTACGAACCGTCGGTGCTGGCTCGCGTAAAGATTCCGCTGCACACCATGCAGCAACTGTTGGGGGGCGCCCAGAACTGCACTTTCGTGATGGTCAAGTGCGAAAGGCCCGAACTTGCAGACAAGGTGATCGAGGAGTTGCGGCGTTATTACCCCGGCAACCGTGTCATCGCAACCAGCGAGATACCTGCCCTTTACTCGCAGGGACTCGCGCCGGTGGAGATTTTCCTGGATGTTGTGATAGGGCTCGGCCTTGTAATTAGCGTGCTCGTCATATTGCTTGCGATGTACACGACGATCATCGAGCGAACGCGTGAGATCGGAATACTCAAAAGCCTGGGCGCATCGAAGCGCTTCATTGTTTTTACCATCGAGAAGGAGGCCGCGTTGATCAGCGCGATGGGGGTGGCGCTTGGATTCGCCGCCGCGGTGATCGGCAAGCTTGTACTTGAAGCGAACACAAGATTGATGATCGACCTGGACCCAAAGTGGCTGGTGATCGCCGCGCTCATAGGCGTGCTCGGTGGGATCATCGGCGCAATCTACCCGGCAATGCGCGCCGCCAACCTCGATCCAGTCGAAGCGATAAGTTATGATTAG